The window CAGAAAACATATTCCAAACCAGGCCTTGTCATATTGCAGCAATGCAAAGTAAGGACTTGTCATCTCACCAGCATTGATATGACTATAGCAGTCGCTTTCTAAACGCCAGCTGATTCTAATCCGATCCCGTCCAGTTTTGCGGAAAACCCAACTTCTTCCAATACCCGTCGGAACGTTTTGCGCCAGTAACTTCCTCTTCTGTCATTACTGTCACGTCCGTGGGGTTCATGAAAGAAACCTACAGCATCTCCAGTTCCGATTGCTGTGTCAGCTTCAAAAACGATGGTTCGTCTTGAGCCACTGGTTCTGCCTCTCATATCAATTCTTGCACCAAGTTTTTTCATAAGACTAAGCGCATCAGAATATTCAAAGGTCGCTGCTTGAAAGAAGTTTCTTACGTCATCCTGATATCTTTCAAAGAAAGTAGACGATCCGCTAGCTTCTTCACCCTTCACACTTACAACTTTTTTGGCTTTAAGTTGAACTTCTAGTGAGGCTTTAAGATCAAATGGTTCCGTGTCAGTTTCTGCATCATCTAAAACGTTTAACTTTTTCTTCACTTCTTTAGAAGATTCCACGAGCACAACGGTTTCTTTTTTAGAAGAGTCTACGAGCACAATGGTTTCTTCTGCAACCACTTCATCTTTTTGTATAGGTTCGCGATTTTTTTCCACTATCTCGACGGCATTTTGGGCTGTTTCAAGCACGAGTGTTCGCATGGAATCATGAAGCATCTGTTGTTCATTCCATTGTTCAATAAAACTTTCGTACTCTTCCAGTTCTTTTAGCTTATCTTTTCTTTCTTTTTTTATTTTCGCAATTTGGAGTTTTTTCTCGTCACTTGAAAGTTTCTCGTCATTATTTGTGTATATTAATAGAGTGTTAACATATTTTTCGCTTAACCTAAGTTTATAAATTTCTTCCTGCGTCTTTTTGTTATTTTTTAGATCGTTATAAGCATCCCAAAAACTACTGATGGCATTACACGTCTTGTGCAGAGGGCCCAAAGTCTCCGAGCTATAGATAAGGTCAACGTTTTGGCAGAAAACAGAACTTGCGTTTATCGAGAATGGGTGAAGAAAATTACATTCATTGTCATTGAAATTTGCATAACAATCTTTTGTAGCCTCATCAATACCGGAAAGTATTCTCTTAATTTTTATTGTAACAAGACCATCTTCGCTTCTACCCATATCAACTTTATCTCTGCAAAGAAGCGTACTGCTTGAATAGATATTTGACAAAATGCCGTCTACTTCTGAAAGATAGCGGCTCTCATTAATTCTGCTGTCTGGTGCTAGCAGCTGTGTCTTTCTATGTGCGTTATTTTTAGAGCTTCTGATATGAAGCTTTAGGCGATCTGTTGCTCGATCGGCCTCGTCTATTAGAGCAATAGTTAAATGAACATTTAGGGAAAATAGCAATTCATCATATTTTTGTTGAAGAATTGGATTATGACGACATTTCAGCGCAAGACTTGTATAAATTGCCATCTTCCTAAGAATCTTAAGATCATCCTTAATACCTACCTCGATAAGGGAGTATTCAGCGCCGGCATTATGTTGAAACAGTTCAGCTATCTCGTCGCTTGCTTGCCGAAAAGCCTCTTTATCTGCGTCACTAAGACTTGCAGACTCTTTATCCGGTTCACTAAGGTTTGCCTCCTCTTTTTGATGACATTCTTGAAGAAACTTCACTGTGCCAAGGAGGTACTCATTATATTCCACCCTCGCTCTTAAAATTGCATCTGCCCGTTTGAGGTGTCCGTCACCTTCTATGGCTGTGGAAAAAAGAGGGTCTTCAGGTTTTGCAGAGGTTTCCTGTACACAAGTGAAGGAACCGATAATTGTAATTATTAAAAAAAATAGTGCAGATACTTCGCTTTTCATCTGACGTTAATACTCCAAAAGTAAATAAAAAGTAACTTTAATTAAATTCAGTATTACGTATATAAACATAAACAGTATAGAAAATACAAGAAAATTATATAATTTTGAGGGGAGCGTTTCAAAATAGAGGGTATTTAGGGTTAAACTATCCGGAGGTCATTACGGATCAGTTGGACAGCAAATCGTGGAGCTCAGAATTGTTTTTGATGACGAAGAACTTATGGTCGTGGGAATACACTTCTACTGCTTTGAATATTCTTTGAGTCTTCGTTTGGTCATAGTTCCAGATCCACTTTAGAAATTTCCAGGTAAGCCTTTCGGGGCAATGTACTGGGATATCTGAGCGTGGGGTTTTCCGGTGGACAATTCTGCGCTTAATGACGCGCCATAGGCATTTATATCGTGGCACATTCAGGAAGATAATAATATCTGCCTCGGGAAACGTAATATCGGCCCTTGAGACATGACTGCCGTCCATGATCCATGTTTTTTGAGATACGAGTTTTTTCAAGTGGATACGCCATTCTGCATCTGTTGGTTCAACCCACCCAGGCTTCCAGTACTCTACATCTAGGTGGGCAACAGGTAATTTAAGAATTTTGTGAAGTTTGCGGGCTGTTGTTGACTTTCCGCTTCCCGCACATCCTAGGACATAAATGCGTTTTGCATTGGATAAACTGGGTATTTCGTGGGGTTTCATTCTTAAAAATCCTTCCACAGGTAGCAAAGTTCTGTATGCACTTTCCTTCCTATTTTTGGATTTAAAGTAACCTCAGAACGAATCCCTCCTTGGGACTCATAAAATTTCTGAGCCTTTGCGTTCTCTTCTAAGGCTAAAGTGTAAAAACTTGAATAATTATGATTTTTAAACCAGTCTTTCCCGGCATCCATTAAGGTTTTCCCGATGTTTTGTCTTTGGTAAGAAACAAGGATATAGATGGCATAAAGCTCACCTGGGGCAAGGTGTTTTAAGTCTCTTGCAGGACCGACATCTATAAAGCCAACAACTTTATCTTGAGCCATAGCCACAAAACATTGTTGGGTCCCTTTTTCGAGAATCTTTTCTCGGAAAGGGCGTAGCTTTGCAAAAGTCATTCGTTTCAGAATTGCAGAGTCTATATAATCTTCGTATGTCGATTGCCAACCAGCTATATGAGCCTTAACAATACCGTCAATATCTTTAGAATTAGCTGGACGAACAGTGATCGCTGTCATTTAGTCACCAGAGGCTTTCTCCAGTTTGGGCTTTGGTTGCTCTGTAACTTCCGGTGCTTCCAAAGTCCGTGGCGTATTTGTCAGCGTTGGAATATCGTCTATAGAGTTAGATTCTGCCGTGGCGCCTAAATCTTTGAATTTCCGGGCGCTGACCAGGACGCGCCGTTCCATGGTGCCAACGGTTTGGTTATAGGATTCGACGGCGCCGCCGAGACTGCGACCCAGACGACCCATATGATTTCCCATATCGGAAAGGCGCTTATAAAGTTCTTTGCCCAGTTCGCTTATTTCCCGGGCATTGTCTTCAAGGCGTTCTTGGCGCCAGCCATAAGAGGCCGCGCGCAAAAGACTTATCAATGTTGTGGGCGTCGCAATAATTACCCGTTGCTCTACGCCTACCTCAATAAGGGTAGGGTCCTGTTCCAGAGCTGCACTGAAGAAGGGTTCACCGGGCAGAAAGAGCACCACAAACTCAGGACTTTCCTCAAACTGATCCCAATAGGCTCGCGAACTGAGGGCGGTAATGTGCGTTCGAATTTGACGCACATGATTTTTCATGGCCTGAAGACGTACTCCATCATCATCGGCTTCAATGGCCTCAAGGTACGCTGATAGAGGAGCCTTTGCATCGATGATTATCTTTTTGCCGCCGGGCATATTGACTACCATATCGGGGCGGAGGCGTTTGTCCTCATCATGTACTGTAACCTGTTCCACAAAGTCACAATGGGCTTGCATGCCAGCCATTTCAACGACTCGACGTAGCTGCATCTCTCCCCAGCGGCCTCGGACATGAGGCGTACGGAGGGCCTTTACGAGATTAGAAGTCTCAGAACGTAATTCTTTTTGGCTTAACAGAAGATCATGTACCTGTTGCTTAAGGCCTGCGTAGGCCCCTACTCGAGCTTTTTCCAGATCTTGAATCTTGGTATCCACATTCTTGAGGCTTTCTTTCATGGGCGTCATCATTTCGCTGATGGAGTTTTGACGTAGCTTCAAATCTGATTGGGCTTGGGTTTGAAATTTTTCCAGGGTGGTTTTCGCCAAATCCATAAAAGATTGATTGTTTTTTTGTAGCGCGTCAGCTGAAAGGGCCCGGAAAGTGTCGCTTAGATGCTTTTGGTTTTCTTGAAATTGAGTTGTTTTTGCTTCTGCTTCAAATTTTGAGCGAGACTCTTCGAGCAATTTTTCCCTCAGTTCCGCTGTCTGTTTAGAAAAATACCGCTGTTGCCAAAAATAGGCCCCAGCCAATAAAAGTATCGTTATAATTCCGATAGTTAGAAGAATATTCCCCAAAAATAGGTCCATGTTGCATAGTATCCCTTTTAAAGATGCACTTTATCGTCTATTAACATAGGCAACGAGGACAGGATAGTCCTCTCTCGCAATAGATAAAACGAGGTCTTAATGGTTTTTCTTCAAGCGTGTCTCGGAATCACGACCATATTTACATTTTGCTGGCTTATCAGTGAAAAAAGAAAGCAAGTTGATATAAAAGCTGCTCTCATCGGATTGGCGGTGCAAGTTTTGGTTGCAGTAATCATTTCTGAGGTGGGCTTTATAAGAGCAGCATTTTTTTGGCTAGGCGATCTAGTTTTGGTTTTAAAAGAGGCGACACTCCAAGGAACCAGCTTCGTGTTTGGCTATATTGGCGGGGGGGAACATCCCTTTAATTTGAGAGAAGACGGTGCCAACACCTTTAGCCTTACTTTTCAGGCACTTCCCATGGTCTTTGTTGTCAGTGCTCTCTCCATGCTTTTGTTCTATTGGGGGATTTTGCCGGCTGTCGTGAGAGGGCTCTCGTGGGCTCTTCGAAGGACTCTCAATATCGGGGGCGCGTTGGGCGTTTGTGCTGCCGCAAAAGTATTCCTAGGACAAATGGAAGCGCCGCTTCTTATCCGCCCCTACATGAAAAGTCTTTCCAGGAGTGAGCTTTTTACGGTCATGACCCTTGGCATGGCAACCACATCTGGAACCGTTATGGCTCTCTATGCGACCATCCTAGAAACCGTCATTCCAAATGTGCTGGCTCATATTATCACGGCTTCAATCATCAGTATTCCAGCGGCCATTACGATTTCTAGGATTTTGGTTCCCCAAGTAGGCGAGCCAACCTCAGGAAAGCTGGTCATGCCTTATGAATTCAATAATTCCATGGATGCCCTGTCCAAAGGAACGGTAGATGGTATTCGCCTCTTCATTAACATTGTGGCTATGTTAATTGTCTTTGTGGCATTGGTAGCTTTGGTAAACAAAGTATTGGGATGTTTGCCTCAAGTCTATGGTGAAGATATAAACCTACAAAGAATTCTAGGAACTGTCTTAGCCCCTATTACTTGGCTTATGGGGATTCCGTGGGAAGAAGCCAAAGTGGCCGCCAGTCTTTTGGGCACCAAAACAATTTTGAATGAAATATACGCATTCGTAGAGCTTTCTCGACTTCCCGAAGGAGCTATTACCTCTCATACGCGTCTTATCATGCTGTATGCCCTTTGCGGTTTTGCCAACTTGTCCAGTTTAGGGATACAGATTGGGGGCTTGGGGGTCATAGCACCTGAAAGACGGAACGATGTCATTTCTCTGGGATTTAAGGCAATCTTGGCAGGTTCCTTGTCCACCATACTCAGTGGAACAATTATCGGGCTTCTTGCCGTATTTCATTAAAAGGATTGCCATGGCCGTGCCGCAAGAAGTTGAAGGAACTCCTTATATCCAAGACCTAAATGATGCACAGAAGCTGGCGGTGGAAACCACCGAGGGGCCTCTGTTGGTTTTAGCGGGCGCTGGAACTGGCAAAACCCGCGTTCTCACCACACGGCTTTCCCATATTCTTTTTCTTCAAAAAGCCTGGGCTTCTCAAGTTCTCGCCGTTACCTTCACCAACAAAGCCGCCCACGAGATGCGGGAACGTATTAGCCGAATTCTGGGGCGTGGTGTAGAAGGCTTGTGGCTTGGCACCTTTCATTCCATTTGTACGCGCATACTAAGGCGCCATGCCGAGCTTTTAGGGTTACATCCTTCTTTTACCATCCTGGATACGGATGATCAGTTACGGCTGATAAAACAGATTCTTCAAGCCTCAAATATTGATGATAAGAAAACGCCAGCCCGAGGGTACCTGGGGGCCATTAGCCGTTGGAAAGATAAAGGCCTGCGCCCCAATCAAGTTTCAACACCAGAGCTGGGCCATAATTCTCTTCCGCGTGTTCTTGAAATCTATGTCCAATACCAAGAGCGTTTAAAAACTCTGAATGCCGTAGATTTTGGAGACTTGCTTCTCCACTGTATAACGCTTTTTCTCGAAAATCCTGACATCTTGGAAACCTATCAAGATCAATTCCAATATATACTGGTGGATGAGTATCAAGATACGAACGTTGCCCAATATCTTTGGCTAAGACTTTTGGCTAAAAAAACACACAATATTTGCTGCGTCGGAGACGACGATCAATCAATATATGGTTGGCGTGGAGCAGAAGTAGGCAACATATTGAAATTTGAGAAGGATTTTCCAGGGGCAAAGATTGTTCGACTTGAACAAAATTATAGGTCAACTACACAGATTTTAGGGGCGGCCTCGGGACTCATTTCTCAGAATAAGGGGCGCTTGGGGAAAACCCTTTGGACAGATGTAAAAGAAGGTGAGCCAGTTCTTATTAAATGCTTGTGGGATGGACAAGAAGAAGCCCGGTGGGTGGGTGAAGAAATTGAGGCCATGCATGTAAAGAAGCATGCGCTTTCTGAAATGGCTATCTTAGTGCGTGCAGGATTCCAGACCCGTGAGTTTGAAGAGCGGTTTTTGACGTTGGGTGTCCCTTATAGGGTTGTGGGAGGCCTCCGCTTTTATGAGCGCATGGAAATTAGAGATGCCCTCGCCTATTTGCGGATCGTGACCCATCGCCAGGATAGCCTTGCCTTAGAGCGTATTATTAACACTCCAAAACGTGGCATTGGCCCTACGACGGTCAAGTCTCTCCATGAGGTTGCCCGGGATATGGGTATAAGCTTGTCAGAAGCCGCTCATCATGCTTGCAGAACCGGCCTAGTCAAGGGAAAAACCGGCGAAACTTTATCCCGATTGCTGCAGGATATAGATCGTTGGCGGAGTCTTTTGGACTCACAGGAACATACAGAGGTTGCGAAGATCATCCTCGATGAGTCTGGCTATACCAATATGTGGAAAACCGATAAGTCCCCTGATGCACCTGGACGCTTGGAAAACCTTAAAGAACTTATCGCAGCCTTGGGCGAGTTTGAGAATTTGCCAGGGTTTCTCGAGCACATCAGTCTGGTTATGGACAGTGTTACGAGCACACAAGATGACATGGTGACCATTATGACGGTCCACAGTGCCAAAGGTCTTGAATTTGAGACAGTCTTCCTGGCAGGCTGGGAAGAAGGGATCTTTCCCCATCAAAAGGCCATGAATGAATCAGGCATAGCTGGACTTGAAGAAGAGCGCCGTCTGGCCTATGTGGGCCTAACCAGGGCAAAAAAACGGGCCATTATAACCTGTGCGTCCCGGCGTCGCATGTATAATCAATGGCAAACCAGCCTCCCCTCCCGCTTTCTGAAAGAAATTCCAGAAGAATTTTCCTTGATGGAAAATGTTCAAACCCAGTACTCGCCTATGTCAGAGAGCTGGGGATCGACAACAGAGGACTATGTTCCAAAACCGAAGTTTAAGAGTGTAAGTCGTAAACTTTCAGCCCCAGCAGCGGACAGTCGGGTGGGTGAACGTGTTTTCCATCAAAAGTTTGGCTATGGGAAAATTATGCGTGTTGAAGGTGAATATGTCTCCGTTAACTTTGAAGCTGCGGGGATCAAGAAAGTTGTTTCCCAGTTTCTGGAAAAAACATGAGTCTTTTACAGCTGACTTTTGAACTTCTAGCCGAAAATCACAACCATATTGAACAAGTCCTCGAACCCCATATTATATCAATATCTAGTTTCGAAATTCCAGAGACCCTCAACATATGGTCTCTAGATGCCTTTTTTCAGGAACCTTCCAAGGGCCAGATTTTAGAAATTTTGGAGGCTGAATCCATTTCAGACTTCACCGTAAAAGTTGTACCGGATGTTAATTGGCTCCAGGAATCCTATAAAAGCTTTCCGCCCCTGACCATTGGAGATTATTTCATCTATGGATCCCACTATGAAGGGGATCTACCAAATGACAAACTTGCAATTATCTTGAATGCAGCCACTGCTTTTGGATCGGGAGAGCATCCAACAACAGCGGGTTGCCTCCAGTTTTTAAGTAATCTGAAAGACGAGATAAAAGTCGAAAGGCCTTTAGATATGGGTTGTGGCTCGGGAATTTTAGCCATAGCTATAGCGAAAGCTTGGAGCTCTAAGGTAATTGCGTGTGATATAGATCCCGAATCCGTCCGCATGACAGAGCAAAATGCCGTCGAGAATGATGTGGAAAATCTGATCCAGACTTTTGAAAGCAACGGCTATGACAATCCCCTTCTCCGAGAGGAGGCACCCTTTGACTTGATTGTTTCAAATATTTTGGCAAAGCCGCTCATAGAAATGGCTTCGGGGCTTTCAGCCAGTTTGGCACCAAACGGATTAGCCATATTGTCTGGCTTGTTAGAATCTCAGATGAAAGGTGTCACGGCTGCCCATGAGGCAGAGGGAGTAATGTTGGTTGAATCCATCTTCAAAGAGGGTTGGGCGACTCTTCTTATGAAACAGACTTAAGGGGTGGTTTACTGTGCTTGAGCATGGGGCCTGAATCCCCTTCCTTAAAATGTTTGCGACATGTGGCCACATAGAGTTCATTCCCCCCTACTTCCACTTGGGCGCCTTCTTGAACCTTTTTACCAGATTCACTGACACGCATGTTCATGGTGGCTTTGCGTCCACAATGACAGATGGTTTTGATTTCTGTAATATCTTCTGCAAGGGCCAATAAGTAATGGCTTCCCTCAAAAGTCTCGCCTTTAAAGTCGGTTCGGAGTCCATAAGTGAGAATAGGCATGCCAAAAGTATCTACGATATCTGTTAACTGATGGACTTGATCTTTGCTAAGGAACTGGGCCTCGTCTACAAGAACACACTTAATGGATCGTGTTTGGCACTGTTCAGATACGTAGTCAAAGAAATCAAAATCTTTACCAAAGGGGACCGCTTTTGAATCCAGACCAATCCTAGATGTAATGGTGCCGACTTCATATCGATCATCTAATATAGGGATAAACATAATTGTTTCCATGCCGCGTTCATTATAGTTATAGCTAGATTGAAGGAGAACTGTGGTTTTTCCTGCGTTCATTGCCGAATAATAAAAGTGTAATTTTGCCATGGATTGCCCTAATGCGTTAATGCTGTATGCAGACTTTCATACCCTATTGAAGCAGAGGCGTAAACGATTTTTATGCTGTTTTGGATGCCCTTTTCCATGGTGGCATTAGGACGATAATTTCTTTGTAAACGGGGCAGTTAGAGGCATGGGCCCCAGGAAGATAGCCTAAACTCATCAAGAATTCTCCCACAATTTCGGGGCCGGTAAAGAAAAATGTCTTTTTAAAAAGCTTCACCCATTCGTCTTTTGAGAGGGGATGATTGGTCAAAAGCCAATTAGAAAAAGAACCATGAGTCTTCGCCAAATCCAGGATCGTTCGGGCGTTCTTGATGGTTGCTTCAATTTTGAGGCGATTCCGGATAATGCCAGCATCCTGCATAAGCCTATCCATGTCCCCTCCTCCAAATTTAGCCACGACCCCGGGATCAAAGCCCTGAAAGGCCTCAAAGAAATTCTGACGTTTTTTAAGAATGGTGCTCCAGGAAAGGCCTGCTTGGAAGATTTCTAGACAAAGGCGCTCAAATAGAACCGAATCGTCAGTGATGGGGAATCCGTACTCCTTATCGTGATAAGGGCCATGAAGTGGATCGTTCTGGGCAATTTGGCAATAGGAAGACATGTATCAGTTCCGGAATGAGATGATATCAGATTCAATGATGAAGTAGACACAGAACCAAGCGACGGCTGAGACAAGCGTGGTGATCAATAGCTTCAACTTAAGTTGCGGCTTTTTGGGAGCACTGTCAGCAAACCCAGGTGTGGGCTTTTCTTCAACTTGAATGCCCCAGGGGAGCACCATGAAAAAGGTAAGCCACCAAAGCATTTGATAGACGACGATGCCAGTTACGATATTCACAAAATTATCTCCAAATGAAATCTGTGCCCAGCATACATAAGCTAGATGAAAATGTTAGGGGTTATTTGGGAGTCTTTTCCTCTAACTCGACCAAAACACCGCAAAAGTCTTTCGGATGAAGAAAGAGAACGGGGTTGCCCTGGGCGCCAATCTTAGATTCCCCGTCACCCAGTACTTCCTTGCCGGTTTCCTGAAGAGAGGCTACCGTTTTTGCAAGATCTGGTTCTACAAAGCAAATGTGATGCAAGCCTCCTTGAGGATGGCGTTGGAGAAAGTTACTGAGGGGCGATGTGTCTCCTAGTGGTTCCAAGAATTCGATTTTGGTATTCTCATATTCCAGAAAGGCCACGCGGACGCCATGATCGGGCAGCTCTTTTGGCTCAGAGGCCGTGCCTTGAAAGCTTTCTTGGTATATTCGGAGGGCTTCTTTGAGATCGGGCACTGCGATGGCGATATGGTCAATGCGTCTGGACATGGGCTTAGTTTATGCGCACAACGTGGACTTCGGTGAGGGGCTTTTTGCCCAGGCGTTGGTTGACGGCCCGTCGTAAGGCAACGCGCGTGGCTTCTTCTATGGCTGAGTCCCTTTCCCTTTTATGGGGCGGCAGTTCGTCTAAGCTTCTAGAAATTTCTCGTACAATGTCTGTATAGAGGCGTTTAGCCCTTTCTTCTGTCTCCGTTTCACTGATAACACCATGGAGGGTGATCTGGGGATCTTCAGCTAGTTCTTCTTGGCGGTCGAACACAAGGGTGACAACGGCGGTGCCGTGGACCGACATACGCTTTCGTTCTCGGAGGACCAGGCTATTGGATGACACCAGAACGCTGCCATCTAAGGCCAGTTGTCCAGCTGTCACTTGATCAATGATTTTGGTTTCACCAGGGGCTAGTTTCACCACGGATCCATTGCAGGGAACGATGGCATTTTTGATGCCGCATTCTTCCGCAAAACGGGCATGCTCTCGCAAGTGGCGGGGTTCTCCATGGACTGGGATGGCAACCTTTGGTTTGATCCATTCGTACATTTCGCGCAATTCATCTCGAGCCGGATGACCGGAGACGTGGATTTTCGTTTTGCCCAGCAGCTTATTTTGAACCACAATTTCAGCCCCCAAACGAACCAGCGTGTTCATAAGGGCAGAGATGCGTTTTTCGTTGCCAGGGATGATGCGAGAGGAAAATATAACCACATCGCCATGTTCAATATGAAACGATCGGTGTTGCTGATGGGCTATGCGATTTAAAGCGGCCCGGGACTCTCCTTGGCTGCCTGTTGAAATAAGAACCAGCTTATCTCTTGGCACGCTTTGTGCTTCTTGGTGAGAGATAAAGGGGGCAACATTTTTCAGATAGCCCAAAGAGCGTGCGGCATAGTTCATTCTGTCAAGGGAGCGTCCCACGAGCGTCACCTTACGGCCCAGTTTTTGGGCTGCTGTGGCAATGCTTTCTAGGCGGGCCACGTTAGAGGCAAAGGACGCAACCACAATCATAGAGTCTTTGTAGCGTCCCATGACGTCTATGAGTCCTTCTTGCACTTCGCCCTCTGAGCCCGAATTATCTGGCTCAAATACATTGGTTGAATCACAGACCATGGCCAAGACGCCCTCTTTGCCAAGTTTGCGTAGGGCTTTTTCATCGGGCTGTGAGCCGATGATAGGATCTGGATCAAGTTTCCAATCACCCGTATGAAGCACGGTTCCCAGTGGGGTTTTGATGGCAACGCCATTGGGCTCTGGAATAGAGTGAGTCAAAGTAATTAGATTGATATTAAAGGGCCCGATATCGACAGTTCCGGATAAGGGTATTTCGATAATTTTTGCCTTTTTCAAGAGGCCAACATCATCAAGTTTTCTGCGGACAAGATCCACCGTGAATGGCGTTGCATAGATGGGACACTGGAGATACTTCCACAAATAAGGAACGGCGCCAATGTGATCTTCGTGGGCATGGGTTAATAACAGCCCGGCCAGATCATCTTTTCGATCGATGATAAACTCTGGATCTGGCGTAAAGACTTCGACGCCCAGGGCTTCTCCAAAGGTAACGCCCAAATCGACCATCAGCC is drawn from Alphaproteobacteria bacterium and contains these coding sequences:
- a CDS encoding ribonuclease J, which produces MTEFNPSPKDFLFVPLGGCNEIGMNLNLYGYDGKWLMVDLGVTFGEALGVEVFTPDPEFIIDRKDDLAGLLLTHAHEDHIGAVPYLWKYLQCPIYATPFTVDLVRRKLDDVGLLKKAKIIEIPLSGTVDIGPFNINLITLTHSIPEPNGVAIKTPLGTVLHTGDWKLDPDPIIGSQPDEKALRKLGKEGVLAMVCDSTNVFEPDNSGSEGEVQEGLIDVMGRYKDSMIVVASFASNVARLESIATAAQKLGRKVTLVGRSLDRMNYAARSLGYLKNVAPFISHQEAQSVPRDKLVLISTGSQGESRAALNRIAHQQHRSFHIEHGDVVIFSSRIIPGNEKRISALMNTLVRLGAEIVVQNKLLGKTKIHVSGHPARDELREMYEWIKPKVAIPVHGEPRHLREHARFAEECGIKNAIVPCNGSVVKLAPGETKIIDQVTAGQLALDGSVLVSSNSLVLRERKRMSVHGTAVVTLVFDRQEELAEDPQITLHGVISETETEERAKRLYTDIVREISRSLDELPPHKRERDSAIEEATRVALRRAVNQRLGKKPLTEVHVVRIN